GCTCGCCCGTCTGCTCTTCGTAGACGCGCTGAAGCGTGCGGACAAGCTCGTGGCTCGGATCGATATAATGAGGCTTCGTATCGCTGAAACGGCTGAGCGCGAATCCATGTTCAGCCGCAGCGCCGGCGAGCGTCCGGCGGATCGCGTCACCGTCGGCCGTCACCGGATAGCGGATGTTCAGCCCAATCGTTCCGCCATGCCGCCGGTCATACGACAGCACCCCGACGTTGACCGTCAAGTCGCCGCTTTGTTCGTCCCGATACGCAAGGCCAAGCCGCCGGCCGCGGGCATCGCCAAAAAAGGCGGAGGCCACAAACTGAACGAACGGCCGGCTTCGGCCATCGAGCGGAAGCGACGCCAAAAACTGCGCCAAATAGACGCCGGCGTTTTTGCCGCGCTCCGGCTCGGCGCCATGAGCGGACACCCCTTCCAATTGAAAGACGACGGCCCCTTCGCTTTGCCTCATGCTCCCCTTTACGCCGCGCTCCCAGCAAAACTGTTCATAGAGGCCAAGCAGCTCCTCCGTCCGTCCCGCTCCTTCCACCACCGCTTCAGCCGCATCCGGCACCATATTGTAGCGGCGCCCGGCTTGGAATGAGGCAAGCGCGAGCCCTTCCGCCTCCGCCGATTTAGGCGGGCGGTATGCCAAATCGGCGTCAATGATTCCTTTTTCGGCATGAATGATCGGAAAATCAGCATCCGGCGCAAATCCGACATCCGGCATTTCCTCATGGCGAAAATAATGCTCCACACACCGCCAGTCGCTTTCCTCATCGCCCCCGATGATGAGCCGCACCCGCTTGCCAAGCGGCAGCCCGAGTTCACGGATGATTTTCATCGCGTAAAACGCCGCGACGGTCGGCCCTTTGTCATCGATCGCGCCGCGCCCGTAAAGGCGGCCATCGCGCACCTCAGCGGCAAACGGATCCATCGTCCAGCCGTCCCCGGGCGGCACGACGTCGATATGGCCGAGCACGCCGACAAGTTTCTCCCCATGCCCCATTTCGATATGCCCAGCAAATCCGTCCACATTTTTGACGCGAAACCCTTCCTCCCGGCCGCGGCGAAGCATATGCTCAAGCGCCTGGGCCACCTTGGGCCCAAACGGCGCGCCCGGCTGCGCCTGCTGATCCTCGCGGACGCTCGGAATGCGGACAAGCGCTTGCACGTCGCGGACAAGATCGTCTTTTCGTTTCTTCGCTTCGTTCATCCAGTCGATGTTCAACGCCATTCTTCCTTTCCTTATTCAACACCCTTTGTTGCCAACGTATCATATCAAAAACAGGAAGTCAAAATGTTTCATTCGTTGCAAATCGATTTCCGTTTCATGACAAAATGTTGAAATTTTTCGTGAATAGAAGCAACCGGGTAGCATTTTCCCTCTCATTTCGTGTACAATGGTAGTAAACAGACAAAGACATCTCTCATCTGCTAGCGGTCGGTTGTGCCATGCGAATGATGCTAAGATAGGGAGTGGTCTTTTGAAACCTTCAACACATCGGATGCTTACCCGCATCAAGTCCGTGTATATGTACATTAGCGAAAAAGGAACGGTTACGACCCAAGAGCTTGTTGATGAGTTCGGCACCACCCCACGAACGATCCAGCGCGACTTGAACGTGCTTATGTACAACGATCTCGTTCGCAGCCCAAGCAAGGGCAAATGGACGACCACAAACAAAAAAGTGCGCATCTCTTCGTAAACCCGGTGCCAATAGGGTAGGCAAGATGAGAGATGAACGCAAACCATTTTTCCACAGATGAATATCCACTATTTTTCCATAAAAAAGGAACCGCGTCAGGTTCCTTTTTTTTCGTCCGTCTCTGGCCGGTATTGCTTCAACATGCCCACCTCTTCATCCGTCAATTCCCGATACTCGCCGACGGCCAAATCCGGGTCAAGCGGCAGCGGCCCCATTTGAATTCGTTTTAAATACACGACCCGCTTGCCGACCGCTTGAAACATCCGCTTCACTTGATGGAACTTCCCCTCGGTGATCGTCACCTCGACATCGGAACGAAGGCCGGATTTCAACACAACGAGCTTGGCCGGCTTTGTTTCATAGCCGTCATCAAGGACGACGCCGCGCTGAAACGCCGCGACATCCGCTTCCGTCACTTCCCCGTCCACGACGGCAAAATACGTTTTCGGCACGTGTTTTTTCGGCGACAACAGCTGATGGGCGAGCTGGCCGTCATTCGTCAAGAGCAGCAGCCCTTCCGTATCTTTGTCAAGCCGCCCGACCGGAAACGGGGAAAATGCCCGGTCTTCTTCTTCAAGCAAATCGACGACCGTCTCTTCCACGGCATCTTCCGTCGCGGAAACGACCCCCGAAGGCTTATTCATCATCAAGTAAATGAACGGCTTGTACTCGACCGTTTCTCCCCAAACGGTCACGATTTGCTCATCCGGCCGCACTTTCGTTTTCGCATCACGGACCGGCGCGCCATCCACTTTCACCGCTCCGGACTTGAGCAGCTTTTTCACTTCCTTCCTCGTCCCATACCCCATATGGGCGAGCAGCTTGTCAATGCGCAGCTCCACAAATCTCCCTCCTAAAAATATGGCCTTCATTAGGCGTTCATCTAGTCCGCTTCCGCCTTCCCCCCATACACTGTGAAGGAAACATCAAGAAGGGGGATTTGCCGATGAATGAATATTACTATTATGTCCCAACGTTGGATGATTACCGTCAACAGCCGCCAGCCAGCCAATTTTGGCCCGGATACCCAGGCGGGCCATTCGCCAACTGGGCGCGGCGCATCGAACGGCTTGAGCGGGCCGTCGAACGGCTCGACCGCCGGCTCGACCGGATGGAAAGCCGCCTCGATCGCATCGAACGCCGGCTCGGCCTGTCGTAAGCAAAATGGAGAAAGAAGGCGGGGACGACCGCCTTCTTCTTTTTTTGCCGCAAGCCGAACGGCATGGGGGAGGGCGAAAAACAGCCGTCGTCGAACCCTTTCGCTAGGGCGCCGCGACGTTCGCAAGAAGCGCCGTCCGCCGGGCTCCCGGCCTAAACGAGCCGCTTCTAGGAAACGGCCGTCCGGTCAACGGCCGATCCCTTCTACGATACCGCCTTTTTCTCTTTCCGGCGCCAAAACGCAAACCGGTCGCCAAACAGCGCCGAAAACAACCCGGAGCGGATGCTGAGAAACAAGTAGACGGCTGCCCCGACCGCTGCGCCGATGGCAGCAGCGCCCACCGATTCAGCGGTGCCGGCGCGGTAATCGATCCATCGGGACGCCAGCGCCTCGACCCCCATAACCGCCGCTGACATCGCCGCCGTCAAGATGGCCATAAACGCCGTCCGGCGGGCGACAAACCGATAGCGGTAGCGCGTGCGGCGCTGAATGACCCATAAGTTGAACGCCACAGAGACGAAATAGCCCGCCATCGTGGCAACAATGGCCCCGACGGCCGACCATTTCATAATGAGCGGCGTGTTGAGCAAAAGCTTCACAAGCAAGCCGGCTGTCAAACTGACGACCGTAAACCGCTGCTCGTTGATGCCTTGCATGATCGCCGCCGTCACAGAAAACAAAGCGTACAAAATCGCCGCCGGCGCATACCAGCGCAACACTTGTTCACCAAGCGGATCATAGCTGTAAAACGAGCTGTACACCGGCCCTGCCAGCACCGCCATGCCAATCACCGCCGGGAGCGTTAAAAACATGAGCACTTGAAACGTCTGGTTCAAATATTGCCGCAGCGCTTTCCGGTCTTGCGCGACATACGCTTTCGTAATCGTCGGGATGAGCGCCAAGCTGAACGAGGTCGCGAGCGTCACGGGTATGATGACGAGCTTTTGCGCCCACATGTTGAACACGGAATACGCGTGCTCCGAGATGTTCCCGCGGCCCGCCGCCGCCATCGCGTGATTGAACGTAAACTGATCGACGAGCTGGTACAGCGACATCGACAAGCCGACAAAAACAAACGGAATCGAAGAAAGAAGCAGCTCTTTATACATCGCCAAAAGCGACACGTCCGCTTCGCCGCGGTCACGCGCAAGCAGCGACTGCAAATACGGACGCCGCTTCCACCAATAGACAAGCAACACCAAAAGCCCCGCCGCCGCCCCGACAAACGCGGCAAACGTCGCCGCGCTCACAGCGGAGACGATCGAGCCGTCCATCAGGCGCAAAATGACGTAGCACGCCCCAAGCAAAAAAGCGATGCGCGCGATTTGTTCGACGACTTGCGACAGCGCCGTCGGGCCCATCGACTCATGTCCTTGGAAAAATCCGCGGATCAAGCTCATCACCGGCACGATGAGGAGCGCAAAGCTGACCGCGCGGATGACGGCCGTGACGTCGTCGACCGAGTTGACGTTCGTTTTCGCATCGATGACGTGCGGCGCCAAGATGGGCGCCAGGGCGTACAAAATGAGCCATGAGGCGATGCCGCTTGCGAT
Above is a window of Geobacillus thermoleovorans DNA encoding:
- the pepV gene encoding dipeptidase PepV is translated as MALNIDWMNEAKKRKDDLVRDVQALVRIPSVREDQQAQPGAPFGPKVAQALEHMLRRGREEGFRVKNVDGFAGHIEMGHGEKLVGVLGHIDVVPPGDGWTMDPFAAEVRDGRLYGRGAIDDKGPTVAAFYAMKIIRELGLPLGKRVRLIIGGDEESDWRCVEHYFRHEEMPDVGFAPDADFPIIHAEKGIIDADLAYRPPKSAEAEGLALASFQAGRRYNMVPDAAEAVVEGAGRTEELLGLYEQFCWERGVKGSMRQSEGAVVFQLEGVSAHGAEPERGKNAGVYLAQFLASLPLDGRSRPFVQFVASAFFGDARGRRLGLAYRDEQSGDLTVNVGVLSYDRRHGGTIGLNIRYPVTADGDAIRRTLAGAAAEHGFALSRFSDTKPHYIDPSHELVRTLQRVYEEQTGEPARLLAIGGGTYARALTAGVAFGALFPGRPDVAHQKDEYIEIDDLVKATAIYAQAIYELAK
- a CDS encoding DeoR family transcriptional regulator: MKPSTHRMLTRIKSVYMYISEKGTVTTQELVDEFGTTPRTIQRDLNVLMYNDLVRSPSKGKWTTTNKKVRISS
- a CDS encoding pseudouridine synthase — encoded protein: MELRIDKLLAHMGYGTRKEVKKLLKSGAVKVDGAPVRDAKTKVRPDEQIVTVWGETVEYKPFIYLMMNKPSGVVSATEDAVEETVVDLLEEEDRAFSPFPVGRLDKDTEGLLLLTNDGQLAHQLLSPKKHVPKTYFAVVDGEVTEADVAAFQRGVVLDDGYETKPAKLVVLKSGLRSDVEVTITEGKFHQVKRMFQAVGKRVVYLKRIQMGPLPLDPDLAVGEYRELTDEEVGMLKQYRPETDEKKGT
- a CDS encoding putative polysaccharide biosynthesis protein, which codes for MSTSKLLRGTFILTAGVMISRLLGLFYVIPFYHLVGERGGALYGYGYVPYQIFLSLATGGLPVAVSKFVSKYNALGEYGVGYRLFRSGLVLMIASGIASWLILYALAPILAPHVIDAKTNVNSVDDVTAVIRAVSFALLIVPVMSLIRGFFQGHESMGPTALSQVVEQIARIAFLLGACYVILRLMDGSIVSAVSAATFAAFVGAAAGLLVLLVYWWKRRPYLQSLLARDRGEADVSLLAMYKELLLSSIPFVFVGLSMSLYQLVDQFTFNHAMAAAGRGNISEHAYSVFNMWAQKLVIIPVTLATSFSLALIPTITKAYVAQDRKALRQYLNQTFQVLMFLTLPAVIGMAVLAGPVYSSFYSYDPLGEQVLRWYAPAAILYALFSVTAAIMQGINEQRFTVVSLTAGLLVKLLLNTPLIMKWSAVGAIVATMAGYFVSVAFNLWVIQRRTRYRYRFVARRTAFMAILTAAMSAAVMGVEALASRWIDYRAGTAESVGAAAIGAAVGAAVYLFLSIRSGLFSALFGDRFAFWRRKEKKAVS